Genomic DNA from Salvia miltiorrhiza cultivar Shanhuang (shh) chromosome 1, IMPLAD_Smil_shh, whole genome shotgun sequence:
GGATTGATTAATCATCTGTGATATGCGCAAAGCACAGAGACCTAATTTGGTTTGTCCTGTAAAGAAGAATATGAGCAGATTCAGAATGCTTACTATGCAAACCTGatgaaattattgaaaaaaaagcCAACATCAATACACGTGATTAGGATAACACAAAGACGTCAATTCTATAAAACCAAATGAGGAATGGAATAGAATATGGAAGCAACGTGAGAATCACAAGGTAAAGAgccaaagaaaacaaaaacctCGTAGAGATGTCTCATCATTAAGGTACTCGATGAACAGTTTCAGTGCTGCATCTATTCCTTTACACTGAACTTCAAGTTCAACTAGGCCTCTGCTTGATGAACTTATGATCCTGAATAAGTGTGCACACTATGTTAGCAATGAATCAATCAAGCATACACAAAAAAGCAGGGAAGAACTTACAAGAGGAATGACTTCTGATAGTTTGAGTGCCATTTGAGTAAGTGACTGGATACAACAGATTGTCAAAATCCCATTGTGACTTGGCATCAAcctgtttttaaaattttgaaaaattagaattttaaaataacaaGCATTTTTTACAACCTAAACAAGTAGTTGGCAACTCAAATACTAATTGGCATTATTGTGTTATTCACGTTAAAAACAAAAGAGTAACATAATCcttaaaattaaaaactttCACGTAGACCGGCATCTTGTAACCAACAAACTATAATTAGTACCTGTCGAATTGCAAAAGACGATCAAGACGCTTCAGCAAGGAGGGTAAATAGATGACACTCTGTACAAGATCAAccacaaaaaatcaaaatactgcTCAGCCCTCTGAATTTAGTTATTAATCAGCGACAGACTGACAAAACATGGATGATGGAAAAATTAAACCGAATTTCTAATAAACTAGAATAATGGATTTATGTCCTAAACTTGAAATTAGTACCTCAATGTAGCAGCAGGCCTCAAAATCTTATTCAGGTCATTTTTACCATTGGCATAAATTAGTTCTAAGTCTATACTCACATATATGATCAATACTCGCCTTAGTTTTATATGCTGAAATTAAACCAAACATTCAATAAAGTTCACCAACTCTCCAGTCAAAGAGCTTATCAATAAGCTGCTCTATGATATTTAAAATACAAACATTTTCATGCAAAGAAATTATGTCCGAGAAAAATGAGTTCTGAATCATCTGCTTTGATATTACTTAGGCCAGCGTGAGGTGAAAAATGCCCTCATCCTCATGAGAAAGAAAATGCTGAAGATTGGTAAATTATAGGAGCAAAGATCCCCTATAAACGGAGCTGTCATTGCAATTGAAAACATAAGATTCTGGTGTCCTGTTAGCTAATGTTGCATCtctaaaacataaatttaaattatgatgagCATCTATGAGACAGTATTGGCCACATACTGGAGAAGGCAATGAAAATTCATAAAGAGAAACTACATACATCTTCTTGTAAGAGAGAAACATGAGGGGAGGAAGAGGGAACAGTGACAACAAGAGCAAGCATCATCACTAAAGTGAATCATATCATATACCTGCTGTCCAAATTCAAGTTCGCCAACAGACTGGACCAATGCAGCTACCAAGAAAACATCCGAGTAAGTGTTCCCATGCTGTAGAAACCTTGTGTCCATCATCCATTCACACAGGCCATTACCAACATCATCTTTAACCTTATCTCTCTACATttaccataaaaaaaaaaaaaaaagagaagcaCCAAGGTAAGCCTATCATTTGTGGATATAACTGGTAGCACCGGGCTTTCTGTAGGAATTTGTGAGCCACGTGAAAACAAGAAAATTGTAGCATCTAGAGACTGAAAGAATATTTGAGCTCCAGCAAAGAAAAAATTCCCAATGCTGCAAGTAAGAGAAGGATGAGCTAATAACCATTTTGGTTTTGATGAGCTAAGGATCTGCAGAGTATAGTTTTACCCTATAAACCACTAAAACAGAAATGTGGTGGTACTGGTGTGGACTCTTTATTCTAGAAAATTCAGCATAATGGCAAAGACAATAGGAAGGATATTAAATGGTCTTACACCAAATTtgacacaaaaataaaatcagtCAATAGACAGTGAGTCACTAAGCCCTAGTATATTTTCACAGATCATCCACAAGAAAAACTATTAAAAGATTGAAACCCAATCAGGAACCAAATCTACTATATCAAATGCTAACTCAAACCAATATTCTTTGCAGATTGCAGCAAAAAAactagaaaatataataatgcCAACTAATAAGGACCAAATCATTCTTCTTGGAGAAGAGGAAAGCAATAATCCATACCAACGAAATAGAGTAGTGACCACAAGGCAATACAATGCAATTTTAGGGAACTAAATTAGAAGCATGGCACTTACAAGCATGAGCACGCACACCATGAAGTTACATATTCCAGTGGTCGATTACTGAGTAATAAGACATGCTCAGGATAAATTAAGGACCTGAtcctggaaaaaaaaaaacaaaaatgctCGGCAGAGAGAAGACGAAGCGGCGCAGCGGGAACCAGGCAGCCGACAGGCGAGATGGGGGCGCGAAACCTAGGGTTAGGAGGACAGGGGCCACAACCGGAGGGACACGGTGCCTAGGGGTAGCGAGATTGGGGATAGAGCGTGGCAAGGGACGCGGATTGTGTTGCCTAGGGTTCGCGAAATTCAGAGAGGAAAGGGAGGCTGAAAACCCTATAAATTGGGGATTTTGTTCTTCGGGAAGAAATAGGGCACAAAAGGGAaggagaggaggaggaagaacatGCGCCGACCTCGTCGCgccagagggaggcggcgattCATGGCGGCCGCTGACCGGAGTCGAGAGAGAGTGGCGAGAGAGAGTACTGCTTGAAACTTGAGAAAATGAGACTGTGGGTTGACTAAGGTGTATTAGGAAATtaggattttgattttttataatattattaaaattaaaaataaatataaaaataattcataacaGTTTTGAAtcgctcatatataacggttgaaacaaccgttataaaaagatgcccatagataacggtcggcttaacggttttgtaataccgttatgtatgcaataAATAGATAACGCACAAACATAACGGTTTAACTCAAACCGATATCTAAGTGTatggacaacactacatagataacggttttttgtaaaaaccgttatctattccaaaaatgcgctcatacataacggttttttaaaaaaaccgttatgtatgaagtgttatgtatgtgcatttttgtagtagtgactTGACCTCCTACACTCCAATCCACGAATCAATCGCAATTCAACACAAAATGAGCAAAAGTTCAAAGCCCAAAACTTATTCATCACTATAAGGAAACGTAAAGCAACTAATCTACACATAGCCACCAAATTCAGTCGAAATTCAAGAAGAGCAAAAGATGAAAAAACGCAGCAACAGAAGAAAGAAAGATACCTTGTGTGGCTGTAAAAACACGACCTAAATCATTTTAACTAAGGAATTTATACTAAAAATTTAGGTTATAAAGTTTCCAATTATTAATCGATAGGTAAATCTTTCCAAATTTTCATATTTCTAAGATTTAGTACTAACCATAATGAAATGTAATCTTTcctaatataataattttccaaACCCTAAAAATTGACAGATTATTGATCGATTGGTAAATCTTTCCAAAATTTCATTATTCTAAAACACATTCAATTTGTTTCCTAAAATAATACTGTAACAGCCCGAAACcaaataattcatttaaatttttttgttttgaattatttcatatttaaattattttgaagcattttatatttaaattgtgaGGTTATTTAAAACTTTAGTCTATGTCATGAATTATCTAATCGCGCCGCTAGTTAGATGTGACTTTGAACTATAAAttatatctataaaaaaaatagaaatttattttcccaaatattcttttaatatgaatttgggcctaaataaaCTATTTGCAGCCTATTTAGCTCATCTATATTGGGCCataattacttatttatttaattactttttgGGCTAGATTTTTAAAAGAGCCCATAACATTTTAATAGCTTAATGGAATAATTCTTTTGTTTGTACTGTTTCCTAATCTTGTGACTGCAATACGTGTTTCCTTTCTCAAGAAGCCACAATTTGTTTTCCATTTTCAGCTTGTGACTGCAATACGTGTTTCCTTTCTCAAGAAACCACAATTTGTTTTCCATTTTCAGCCAGCCAAATTTGATTTCTTTCCGTAATATTTGATAAACACAGCAGCACGTAAGATTTGATCAACACAGCAACAAACTTTGATTTCAAACTTTGATTTCTACCGCAGCAAACTTTGATTTCTTTCACACAGTAGTTGACGAACAAGTAAATTCAATCTATTTAAACCTCATTGTATCATCCTCAAATTCACAAATCAACAAAACAAATTCAGTCTTTTAAGATTCATCCTGTTTCTTCCCACTGCCGAATCTCCATCGGTAATTCTCATAAACTTGTATAGTTTTATTTTCATATGCAAAGATCTATGCTTTCTTTCAATTTACAGAAAACAAACAAAACCTTACAACAGAATTCTGTTTTCGAATCAAAATATGCACACATCCTTTTACTGTAATTTCCATAAGGAAATCAAATAGAATAAATCttataattacatgaaaaagaaaatagaaatagaagaAGAGAGGGGAAATTGTTGGTGAGTGTATAACTGCTGGACAGCCGGGGAGGCGAAGGGGGAGTTGGCTAGTAGGCGTCGCTGGGCGCTGCCGCGCCACGGCGGCCGGCGAAGATGGGCAgggaggcggcgacggcggtTGGGCGGCACCAGATCTGGAAAGAGGGAAGGCGGCCTGACCGACTGTTGCTGTCGACGCGGCGGCAGGGCACCAAGAGGGAGCCGAGAAGAGGAGGAGAAGGATGGGGGGTGGtcggttgagagagagagtgggagTGAGGAGGCTGCGTATGTGGTGAGTGATTGTGTGTGAGTTGTGTTTTTGTGGGTGATTGTACAGAGGGAGAGGGGCGAAAATTATAAGAGATAGAAGGATGAGATTGGGCTTTAATTGTAGATTTAAGAACGGGCCTTTATTTTGGGGGTTTCTTAACTCCTTAAAttgaatttttatatatatgcatcGAATTTGTTTTCTAATTTCACTTTATACTTTTAATCATTGAAGCATTTTCCTTTATAAAGTATATATTAAGTAGAATTTATATAAGAAACGATTTTAGCGAATTAGTTCATTTAATGGACAAATGATTTCATAAAGTAAATACTTAAGTttctattaaattattttaagttcaACTAGGcccttatatttttatatttgaatttatctgactaggtgcggcgcgactaggacatAACTGTTGATCTGAAATTATTCAAGTTATCTATCAAATCCATattttcaggtgtgggatttatttcagtacatgcacgtggttaatatttgtccattttaatattatgtgtttaccgtatgtgttgtaaaaatatttatcgctaggggccagcataattggtccaggacttcaccgtccttggtatgccacaatgcgatttcatgttacagggttgcaaccattatattgtCGCCAGGGATCCATATATAGGGtccgggacattaaagtccttggagttgccacagtgcgtatggaagttatgttacgttatgacaatatgtgttaccattttattaacatggacaattattgcatgttcccacactgagtgtaccctgtatgctgatcccatattcaacagtttcaggtgattgatatcggaggcgcgtggagagtcgaatgggcgcgtcgaatctatttaaaaataaatgtttcttaaaacatattatgttatttcatgtgatatcttttggttatgtaaactctgaaattctatactatttgggatttgtttaaataaatgttgttatgttattttaatgtcatgacttgtttaatttatatttaaattcatttcaaatatttatttaagaatttatatctttacaaaaatatatacgtggatacatacataatttttaattatataaagattttattttgttatattttccgctgctaaaaagatattattttatatttagagtttttccttagtacaagttttattaattagttaattatttttctgacatcttcatgtcgtgctttgaaaataaagttgttaaaattatgatttaaaaatcaagatttatatttgaatacattattgaaaattttgatatcttataaatcttttaaaagtgctttaaaaaccaattttatttaaagatttctttttcttaaaattattttcgaaaatatttattttaaaagtgagttttaaattattttaaaagacttccgcattaaatatttatttaaattttatatttaactccttaattagattagggtgttacagcatggtatcagagcaggtctactttcctgtagactctgcaaaaatattttatttaaaatttttaaaagtcATGTGTGAGAAATCCATTCGACCTCTACGTGCTCCGACTTCAAGGTAAATGTATttcaaagtattttttttttcatggggatgagtataaattgtttacgttgaaagtatgttgaaatttgctgcaataattgaagttattatcagaaagttcaagttcattatgcaagttattatgagaaaGTTCAGTATACAAGTTATTATGTTGAAGATTAATTGCAGCAATGAATTTATTTCAGAAATTATTTCAGTTCATGATGATAAAGTATGATTCacgaaaaatttatttttttgaacatAGTCCTCGAATTACGAATAACCTAGAATTTTCTTTTAGTATCATTCTCTCAAGCGAGTGTAGAATAGAAACTGATAGTGCCTTTGAATATAGAACAATGAGGAATACACGCGCACAGTCCCACAACGCCGAGAGTTCAAATACTAATCACGAAGCAGAAGCAGGACGAACTCATCCAACAAATGGAGGAGACTTCATGAGTCAATTCTTGAGCGCTTTACAGGGTTTTGTCCAACAGCAGGCCCAAACTCAGGCTACCCAAACCGACCTAAACCGAACCTCTAACACGATAGATCAAGCTGTAGAGCGATTTCGGAACTATAATCCACCACGATTCAATGGACGTGATGGACCACTAGCAGCCGAAGAGTGGTTGGAAGAGCTTGAACGTATCTTCACTCACATCAACTGTAGTGATGAGCAGAAAGTTTCATGCGCTGTTTTTCAACTCAAAGAGGACGCTCGACAATGGTGGAAACATTTCTATCGCTTGTTGGGAGAGGAAGATCGCAATGTTCTAAACTGGAAAAATTTCAAGGATGTGATAATGAATAAATACTTTCCCCTCTCATTCAGAGAAAAGAAGGAGACCGAGTTCTTTGAGTTGAAACAAGGGAATATGACTATAGAGGAGTATGAAAGGAAATTCAATGAGTTGGCCCGTTTTGCTCCACACCTAGTTGATACAGAAGATAAGATGATCGCTAGGTTCAGAAAAGGGTTAAGAattgacatcaaaggaattatgGCTGCACATGTGATTGACGATTTCAGCGACCTGGTTAAGCGAGCGGAAGAAGTGGGCACGGCTCTTGGAACAAACCATCCTACATCAAAATCGACAAATCAACCAATAAAGAGGAGATGGGAAAATCCTAACCAAAGTGGAGGAAACTTCCAAGATAAGAGGTCGAAATTTGGCGGTAACACCAGTGCAAACACACAAGTAACCAAACCACAATGTCAGAAGTGTGGAAAGTTCCACAATGGAGAGTGTCTGTGGGGAAAAGGAGTTTGCTTCTTTTGCCATGAACCGGGACATACATCGAGTACTTGTCCTAAGAACAAGCGGAATGTGCTAGAAGGGAGAATGAACGTTGGGCTAAACAAAGGAAGTGGCAAAGAGCcagaaagaaaaggaaatgctcgtttcttttccttaaaacaacaagaagaagttgagGATGACAACACAATGACGGGTACGCTAATTATATCAGGAACACCTGCTgttgttctatttgattctggAGCTTCACACTCATTTATTTCCCTTAAGTTTTGTCAAAAGAATAAGATCATTTGGGAGGTAGAGATGTGACAGCCCGAAACCCATTTAATTATTTGTCTATCTGGATATTTGTTTgatttcattatttatatttttaactaatttttttaaatcatgaaaagaatatttatatagCAAGTTCGTGAATTAtatagtcgcgcccctagttagataaaTAATTTTAGATTGCAGATTATTAACTTAACAAATGAAATTTTTATGCTCAAAGTTGGGCCATAATTGAATATTACAAATTTCTCTATTGGGCCTTATCTCAAAATTTACTTTCAACATTAAGAGCCCACTCATTTCCATTTTCAGCTTGGTGAGCACGTCCAGTTTTCTCAACCACAATTTTTGGTTCCTTTATCATCCACAAATTTTTTTTACGTGAACAAGCAGCTCACGTTTCATTTTTGTGGTAAAAATTTAATCTTGCAGCTCTATTTAAACCTCAAATCATCGTCCCCAATTCGCCTTTTCCTCGTCTGTTTCGCCTACAGCATACAAACCCATTTCCATCTCTCATTACAGAATCCAAGCTGgtaaattttaattgattttacaAAGTTATTTCATTTACTGTTGTTCATCTCTGCACAAAACCAAACACCCACAAaagttcttattttttttctaattcaaaCATGCATATTCACTGCTTTAcaagaagaaaaggaaaatagaaAGAATGAACTGGAAAGGGGGTTGTGGCTTAGAACAGGGGGAGGGGCGGTTGAGCAGCAGTACCGCCGGCGCTGCGCGCCATGGCGGCCGGCGGAAGGAAGCAGGGGTGGTGGCGGAAGGAGCAGGGCGGCGGCGCTATGGTCTCGGCTGTGCGTCTCTTTTCAGGAAGAGGGAGAAGGCGGCCTGACCGGCTTGTGCTGTCGACACGGCGGCGACAAGGGTGCCGCTGCTGACGGCCAGGAGGAGGTGCTGGCAGACGGCGAGGGTCGCCGGAGAAGGGGGAGACGCGGTGAGGAGAGGGACAGAGGGAGTGAGAGTGAGGGAAGAGGGAGATAGGAAGAAGAGGGAGAGGCGGCGGAGCCGCCGGTCTGCGCTGACGGCGCTGCCGTCCGGAGGCGCGGCGGCAAGAGGCCGAGAGGAAGAAGGCCGAGGGAGGAAGGGAGAGAGGGAGTGAGCTGCGTGTGAATGTGTGGAGTGGAGTTGGGTATGAGTTTAAATTAGAGGATGATAGTGGGCTTGGGGCTTGGGCTTAggttagttttaattaattgggCTCAGTTTATTAAGTGGTTGGGCCTTAATTATAATAATCAATtgggtttttatttttaattactcTTCTAAGTagcaattataatttatttaattatcatttttttttcagttcAAATTTTATTG
This window encodes:
- the LOC130994546 gene encoding transcription initiation factor TFIID subunit 2-like isoform X2 codes for the protein MMDTRFLQHGNTYSDVFLVAALVQSVGELEFGQQSVIYLPSLLKRLDRLLQFDRLMPSHNGILTICCIQSLTQMALKLSEVIPLDHKFIKQRPS
- the LOC130994546 gene encoding transcription initiation factor TFIID subunit 2-like isoform X1, which encodes MVCVLMLRDKVKDDVGNGLCEWMMDTRFLQHGNTYSDVFLVAALVQSVGELEFGQQSVIYLPSLLKRLDRLLQFDRLMPSHNGILTICCIQSLTQMALKLSEVIPLDHKFIKQRPS